TGCTGCTCAGAGGTGGCTGGAGCCCTCCCTTTTCTGAAAGTTGGGTGAGAGGAACAGATGTGGGGGCCACCAAGTCCAGGTTAGGTTTCACCTTGTCAGTCCACTGACAGGGTTCACAAAGCACGGAGGGGTACGTATCAACACCAGTCCTGGACAGCCCTTGCTGGGGGTCTTTTGTCTCCACCACCCCAGCCAGCTCTGGTGGCCCTGCACCATGCTGAGCCatgagaggaaggagggggaaagatGCCAGGACACTGTTGGCTGAGAACCACAGGGTCGCCTGGGCTGCACAGTGGACCCCACCCCTCCGTGTTCCACGGATTTGGGGGCAGCGTTCtgtcccagcccagccccggTTCGTCTTGTGGCCCTCCAGGGCTCAGTGAAATTAATCATAAGATGCGGGCCCAAGGACAGAAACGACCCCAAGCATCCACTGGCTCCGGACCCCAGCGCAGCAGGCGTCCAACGGAAAGGGCGGAGCCCAGCGAGGGGGCGAGGCACGGGCTGGGCCTAGAGCACTCGACGCGGGTGGGGTCAGAGGGTGATTCCCGAGCCACTGACGAGGGGGAGGAGGCAGCAGGGGCGGAGTTCGGCGGGCTGGAAGGAGAGGAGTGTGGCTCCGGCGTTAGAAGGAGGCGTGGCCACCCTGGATTGGCCGCCCGTCCCGCACGGCGTGGCCGTCAGGGAGCTGGCGTAGGTGGCGGCGTGGACTCGGCCGCCCACCGGCTCCTTTAAGCCCACCGGCACCGCCCCCACCGACCCGCCCCCAGCACGGCCTGGGCCAGGTTGGCAGCGGGGTCGGCTCCGTGCGGGCAGCGATGGAGCTGCACATCCTAGAGCACCGGGTGCGGGTGCTGAGCCTCGCCCGCCCCGGTCTCTGGCTCTACACCCACCCGCTCATCAAGCTGCTCTTCCTGCCCCGCCGAAGCCGGTGCGCGCCCGGGTTCGGGGCACATATGGGGGTGGGCTCCACTGTCGCTTTGGGACGGGGTCGGGAGATTAGGACCGCCGCGGGGCCAGCGGCAGCAGGCGGGGAGAGCCCTCTCTGCCacactccctccccccacccccggccgccATCCGGCCTGGGCCTACGCTCCCTGGGACCGCCGCCTATCCGGCCCCGTGAGGCCCCCTCCCAGGGCCGGTTAAGGCGCAAACAGCCTGGGATGGTCAATGCTTAACTCCTGGTGGTGTCAGGTGGGGGCATTCCTTCCTGGCGACCGCGGGGAGCTTTTTACAGATGCCTCCCATCGGGTCAGAGGGGCTGGTCTTGGGGGCCCAAGGTCCGACGCCCCGGGACTGTCGCCGCGGGTgagcctctcctccctcctggaaTGGAGGGGCAGGGGGCTCCTGCAGAGGTCGGGGAGGCGGAAAGGAGTCCGCAATTCCGGAGATGGGGCACACACCCCACTGTCCTGGGGAGAAAACTGACGCTTGAGGGGGCAGGGAGGCGCCCGGCGGGAGTCTACCCGCCCCCTCCGCCCCACCCAGGCTGAAgatgcccccgccccccaaccagGTGCAAGTTCTTCAGCCTGACGGAGACCCCCGAGGATTACACGCTCATGGTGGACGAGGAGGGCTTCAAaggtgggggctgggctggggagggggagtagGGGAAGGAGACTGCGTTCTTTGCCAGATTCTCACCGAATGTTAGGATCCAAGGTCGCAAGAGCTGGGGCCTTGAAGGAGGATGGATCTGGGTTCGAATCCATTTCCACTATTCACTGGCTGTGtgcccttgagcaagtcacttcccctctctgagctgtTTGTTTCCGCTTATGTAAAGTGGGTATAGTTACGGTTCTGATCTTATAGGGTCCCACGAGGGCTTTATAATGGGGCTGTGTGTGGAGGACACTTAGCAGCCGCAGGCCAGCAACAGGGCCTCAGTTACAGTTCTGGGGCAAGAATCGGGTTTCTGTGGCTgtttcaccaccacccccatctgcCTTTGGACTATTTCTCCTTGGACTTCTCTCCCTGGTGTGGGTCACCCCCTCCTGGACTGGTCTGGCGACTCCAGGAGTCTGAGGGTTGGggaaggaatgcaggcagccagCCCAGGGCAGGATCCTGGCCGGCCTCCTAGCTGTGCTTGGGCAATTAGCAGCCCGCCTGGTTGTGGCCCCTGCTCTGGACTGGACGCCAGCCTGGTCCCTCCCTGGTCCCTGGAGCTGACATCTGCCTTTTACTCCTGCCAGCTTGACCCATCCTGACAGGCCTGGAGCCTCAGGCCAGCCAACTGGGGCTTGGTCCATCCCGCATAGCGCCACTTCAGGCCTTAGTTTCCCTATTTGTGCAGCAGAAAAGTCTGGGTCTGCTCAGAGGGAAGGGCATCCCCCAGCCAACGTGGTCTGCTGGCTCCCCCTGGTGGTGCCATGTGGTATAAGGCATCTGTGAACCCACAGAATACTGTCATCCCAttctacagaggaggaaactaaggctcagagaagttaaatcatTTGCCCCAGGTCAGCAAAAAGTAAATGGTGAggctgggattggaacccagcTCTGTCTGGATTTGGAGTTCCAATCTTAACTGGGAAGTTACAATCCCTGACAGGCCAACACCTGAAGCACCTCTCAGTCCTTGCAGACATGCAGGTCTCCGGAGCAGAACTTGGGGGAGGAAGACAGCTCCAGTCTCCAGACCTGACCTGACCTTGGTAGAACTCTCCAAGGctcagacagggaaactgagggcAGGGTCCAGCCCTGTAGGCCCTGACTGGGCATGTGCCCCCTGCCCCACAGAGCTGCCCCCATCTGAGTTCCTGCAAGTGGCTGAGGCCACGTGGCTGGTGCTGAACGTGTCATCCCACAGTGGCGCAGCAGTTCAGGCTGCTGGGGTCACCAAGATCGCCCGCTCAGTAATTGCACCGCTGGCCGAGCACCACGTGTCGGTGCTGATGCTGTCCACCTACCAGACAGACTTCATTCTGGTGAGTTTCCTGCAGGTGCTGGTGCGGGGCAGGGTGGGCATGGGTGCCTGGGGACCCATGTGTTGTGCCATCTCCTGTGGCCCAGGTGCGAGAGCAGGACCTGTCCGTGGTGATCCACACGCTGGCCCAGGAGTTCGACATTTATCGAGAGGTGGGCGGGGAGCCTGTGCCCGTTGCCAGGGATGATTCCAGCAACGGCTTTCCCCGTGCCCAGCATGGTGAGGGCCGCCCTCTGACACCCAGGCCTgggcaggggctcctcttcccaCTGGGCCCCTTCCCGTGTGCAGGTGGGTCTGTGGGCTTAGGGAGACCAGCTGACATTGACCCCCTCATAAGATAGGGAGATGGGGCCAGGAAAACTCAGGCAGGTACTTGCATGTAGACCGTGACCCGGCACCCAGCCCAGGCCTCCTCTCTGGCTGGCCACCAGGGGGCGTCGCAGCCCACAGTCGCCCTTTCACCTGCCACCACCTTGTCCCTCCGGAGCAGGGCCCAGCCCCACGGTGCATCCCATCCAGAGCCCAGAGAACCGTTTCTGTGTCCTCACGCTGGACCCTGAGACGCTGCCAGCCATCGCCACCACCCTCATTGATGTCCTCTTCTATTCGCACAGGTGGGCCTTGTTTGCGTTTGTCTCTTTGTCCTCATATCTTGTTCCCCGTGCTCTTTCCTACCACCTTCCGCCCATCCCTTGGTTCTGCGGGCTCTGTGCCCTGTTCTGTGTCTGGGGTTCCTGGCAGCCTGCGATGCACATGTATCGTGCACTGAGGTTCAGGCAAGGTCCTGATGCCGCAGCTGGAGCCCTCCCCTCTGGTGTGGGCAGAGCCACCCCTGAGCTGTGCCCTGGCAGGCCCTCCGGCCCTGGGTTCTGTGTCTTTGGCACAAGCAGGGTTCATCatcttcccccatccccacctacACCAGCAGGAGGTCAGGGTGCTTGGAAGGGGAGAAAGTGGCCCAGGGACAGGAGGGTCTGCCCAGGACCAGTTGTGCCAGTCCCTTCCCAGGTGTGGAGGCCAACAGGGAGGTGGAGTGGACAGAGCACCTGAACCTACTCTCCCTCCCCAGTCCCCCTAAGGAGGCAGCCTCCGGTGGTCCTGGATCCAGCTCCATCACCTTCTTTGCTTTCTCCCTCATTGAGGGCTACATCTCCATTGTCATGGATGCTGAAACGCAGAAAAAGTATGTGACCCCTGACCCTAGGTGGGCCATAGGCCCTAAGccagccccagggagggagggggtagaGCGGCAGACTCCGAGGTCACCAGGCTGACCTGCCCAGGGAGCTCATAGTGGGGCAAGGAGGGGACAGGGGtgccctgcccactgcccacctgCCTCCCCAGGTTCCCCAGTGACCTGCTGCTGACCAGCTCCTCAGGGGAGCTGTGGAGGATGGTGCGCATCGGCGGACAGCCCCTGGGCTTTGGTGAGGGCTGCACCTCATGTGTCGGGGGCTtgggaagggctgggggtgggggtggggatcagGGCGATCCACATGGACCTCTCCTCAACCCTCAGATGAGTGTGGGATTGTGGCCCAGATCGCAGGTCCCCTGGCTGCGGCCGACATCTCCGCCTACTACATCAGTACCTTCAACTTCGACCATGCCCTGGTGAGCGCTGCTGGCTGGGGCCAGGGCCCCTGGAGGGACgctgagggggtggggtggcaggaggTAGCCCCAGCTGGCCCAGGAAGTTGGGCAGCCCTGACCCCTCCCTCTGTCCACCTGCCTGCAGGTTCCTGAGGATGGCATTGGCAGTGTCATCAAGGTCCTCCAGCATCGGCAGGAGGGTCTGGGCTCCTGAGGCCCTGAGGGGAACAGCAGCCTCCAGgctctccccttgtcctcaagctTCCAGAGACTTCTCAAAGCTTTTTACTCAAGCTCTGGGATGTTCCTGTCGGGGGACTCCTCCTTCCGCTCTGTGTATGTAAGCTGCGTGCAGACACTGGCTCTCACGTGGACACGCGTGTCTGCCCATCGCAGGGGAACACGGTGCTCAgggcttcctccaggaagcccctcaACCCATCACTCCCTGCGGGGCCTCGGCATTTGCACATTCCCTGCCTGAGGCCCGAGCCTTCCCCCTCTCAGCCCTGGGTGGGCCGGCTGCTCCCCAGAAGGCCTGATCTCCCATCTGCCTCTGGCTCTGTTGCCTTTCCTGGCCAAGTGAATTCTGACAGTGCCTTCCCTTCCTGGGGCCtccaaaaaaagtatttttacatctctatctctcttcttttttaatcaaCTTGTTAATAAAGAGCTTGTAGTGAGCAGGCCAGGCTGTGGTCCTTGGGGTTGTCCAGGCCTTGGCCATGCCTGCCCCACAGCTCCCCAGGGCCCCTCTGCCTGAGGTCCTGGACTCTCCCCGCTCTGCTGGCTCCGGGCCTCACCTCCCTCAGTTCTCACCTAAAGAGCGTAGATGAGCTATCACTGTTCTCCAGACAAAGGACCTATGCGCTGGGAGGTGGAGTGACTTAGCCAGGGTCACGTGATTCCTGTCCAGGGCTGCCTGGCTCTGAGGTCCAGGCTTTCTCTTCATTCCTTGCTGCTTCTGAACAGCCCAGAAGGTTCAGAACAGGGAAGAGACTCCCAGACCCTCCTGCCTGGGGgtcccccagcctccctggcacCTTGGGTGTGGCTGGCCTGTTGCAGAATCCCCTCAAGGAGGGGAGCCCTAAAGCACCTCTCCTTCAGGCTGCTGCCTGCTTTCTTTTGGACCACGCCTGAGTTCTTTCTGTCCCTCACGGGAGCAGTCAGTTCTTGCAACCAGGCTCTCCtggagcaggggtgggagggggccagTCAGAGTGTGCACCTGGGAGTCTGTACACTGGGCTTCCCCTGGCTGGGGGGACAGGACAGGGGCCTGGAGGCCACCTGGAGCCCCCTCTCCCCTTGATGGCTGCACGCCGGGGCCAGAGGCTCTGCACATCTGGGCCGGGGTTTCCTGTCACAGAGGGGCCACCTCCCTGCTCTGTGAGTTGGGATTCCGCTGTGGCCCGATGGGGCCCCACAGATGTGCTGGGGAGGTTATCGGGTGCCCTCAGCCCAGACCCGCCCGCGctcaggaagggaagaagggtgtGACTTCAGCGTACTCAGAGGTCGTGGTGGCTCCCCAGAAAAGCCAGAACGGGTCCAGACCTCTGGCAGTGCGCCCGCCCTGCTCCTGGGAACCTGGGGGCTGAAGATCAGAGGAGCAGGGAGCGCAGCCCAGCCCGGTGAGTGGCGGTCGGGTGCCCTGGGCCAGCCCCTTCCCCTTGGCCTCCGTTTCCCCTAGTGCATTGAGACCTGGGAGGCAACTCCCTCAGGATCCTATACCCTTGGACCCTGGGAAGGGGGTGTTTGTTTGTAGTTTGTCTTTGGGTTGGGGAGGGTCCAGACCCCTGGAGGGGTCGCCCTGGGCCTTGGCTCGAGGAATGTCCTGGGCTGAGATGGGGATTTTAGAACCAGAATTCTTGGGGCTGCCTGACCTGTAGCTAGAGAGCTCCTGGCCGCACGTCCAGCTCTGGGggtctgtccatctgtctgtcagTTTGTGAGTCACTGCCTGATTTAGGTGTTTCTGTCATCCCAGTTTTCCAAGTGTGTCAGGTCTCACCTGGTCCCCCACACTGGGTCCTAACCTGGCAATGGTTAGATCTTGCGACTGCCCGTGGGATTGGGCTGGGTGCGAGGCCACAGGCCTGCCCTGGTGGGCTGGTACAACTCGGGCCCAGGCCTAGAGGCCAGCATGTCCACCTGCGTCTCCACCACACACATGCAATTGTGTGTGTGGAATTGTTACCTTCCAGGGCATTAGGGTCCTTGGGGGTCACTGGGCCGGCTCTCGGCCTCTTGGCAGGTTACAGATGGGGAGACCTGCTCAGGGAGTGCAGGAGACTGAGACGTCCCTGGGGTTGGGGCACAGGGCTTGGGGCACAGGGCTTGGGAAGTGCCTGGAGAACACAGCTTCTCTGGGAAGGGGATATGACCCTGGCCTTCTCTCACAGCTGATGCGCTGGGTGCTGTCTGACAGGTAGGTCTCGAGCTGTcctgggccaggggagggggacTCGCAGAACCACTTCCTTGTCCACCCAGGCTCTAGAGAATTctaggg
This genomic interval from Phocoena phocoena chromosome 13, mPhoPho1.1, whole genome shotgun sequence contains the following:
- the CASTOR1 gene encoding cytosolic arginine sensor for mTORC1 subunit 1 isoform X2, which gives rise to MELHILEHRVRVLSLARPGLWLYTHPLIKLLFLPRRSRCKFFSLTETPEDYTLMVDEEGFKELPPSEFLQVAEATWLVLNVSSHSGAAVQAAGVTKIARSVIAPLAEHHVSVLMLSTYQTDFILVREQDLSVVIHTLAQEFDIYREVGGEPVPVARDDSSNGFPRAQHGPSPTVHPIQSPENRFCVLTLDPETLPAIATTLIDVLFYSHRFPSDLLLTSSSGELWRMVRIGGQPLGFDECGIVAQIAGPLAAADISAYYISTFNFDHALVPEDGIGSVIKVLQHRQEGLGS
- the CASTOR1 gene encoding cytosolic arginine sensor for mTORC1 subunit 1 isoform X1; this encodes MELHILEHRVRVLSLARPGLWLYTHPLIKLLFLPRRSRCKFFSLTETPEDYTLMVDEEGFKELPPSEFLQVAEATWLVLNVSSHSGAAVQAAGVTKIARSVIAPLAEHHVSVLMLSTYQTDFILVREQDLSVVIHTLAQEFDIYREVGGEPVPVARDDSSNGFPRAQHGPSPTVHPIQSPENRFCVLTLDPETLPAIATTLIDVLFYSHSPPKEAASGGPGSSSITFFAFSLIEGYISIVMDAETQKKFPSDLLLTSSSGELWRMVRIGGQPLGFDECGIVAQIAGPLAAADISAYYISTFNFDHALVPEDGIGSVIKVLQHRQEGLGS